The Diospyros lotus cultivar Yz01 chromosome 11, ASM1463336v1, whole genome shotgun sequence region aattttgaccgtacaaaatattaattactagctgctctacatacttagataattaaatctggaattaaacgcaatttaatccaaatttttcagccccaaaatctcacaaatttCTCCCGTGCGCGCGCTGGTTTTTCTCTGAAATCGCTACTATTTCTATGCTCAaaatcacgcccgaaatcgggcttaaatgcgGCCAAAAATAAGCGGAGGagacgcggccacgtggcagcgcgcgggccagccactaggaggccaccgcctcaccgaaacgacgtcgtttcggacgTCCAGTGGCTGATTAAAATTAGCCAAAAATCCCCCCCCACGTAGCCCCCGCGACtcgaagccgcgtccaccgCCTGGCAGCCTCGCGCTCGACTGCTCGCGCCCGCATGTGTCTTCAACCTATGTAtgacttatattatatttaaggtgattttgagCCCTTTTCTGTAATACACGCCAGCACCCGaaactttccattaattacactctcaccccctataataattacagtAATGCccgaaacttccaaaaatcacacaatctgatttattttaatttaattttttttaattccagaaattcctaaattaatcaatcaattaccttaatttcttatttccttaaaatcacctaatttaattttatttaaccacaacaatttattttaatatttcttttaaattaatttaccccaaaattaaattaaattgctaTTTATGGGGCGTTAGACGAAGAGGTTAGAGGGTGATTGAAAAATTAGAGTATGAATAAAAGACTAGCATGAGAAACCGTGAATGAGAGACTTTAACGAATAATTGAGATTAAGAGACAATTGAGTGACCTCACCCGAGAGTTAAGAGATCCTATTAGGACTTCACCCGATAACCTTTCTTGAGACCTTTTCGGGATCTCACACAAGAGCCAAGAGACCCTATCAGGACGTCACTTAAGAGTCTCTCTCGATATCTTCAAGAGACTCTTTTGGGATCTCACGTAAAAGCCTTTCTTAAGACCTTTGAGAGACTTTCCACATACCTTACTTGAGAGCTACACTTGAAGCTTTCGAGAGGTTTTCTTGGGAATTCATGTGTCACTCGGttactattatttgagaaaCTCTCATGGGCCTTCAATATCATCTCTTACATATCTAGAAGAGAGTCCAACATGTTCGTTAAATATTGTAGTTCTTTCTACACTTGTCAGTCTTATTCCTCGTGTAAATGGAAAACCTCTCCTCAATCAAATGTAAGCTCACTACTTGGCTTAGGCTATAAATCTACTTGCATTCAATATTCTACATACTCATTTGaatactaacttaagcatcgaatGGTCTGTGAGGGAGACTCTCATGCATCCTTAAtcgatttcttttttttgtaggtCTCCTAGAGATTACATTTGAGACACTTTCTTGCGacaaacaaatttattgttgtatcttagTAACaacatcaaaaaaaatatttaaatctaaaaattagatataataaatacacatgcttaaaaatatatataataaagggtaaattacgaaaaaaatactaaactttcaatttagttttaattgtaTAACGCTATTAGCTTTTGTTAATTACACTATTGAAATGATGATATGGCATTAAAAATATTGATTAGACGATAAGGTGGCAACTAATTGCCACCCCATTATTGAATAATCTCTCCCTTAATTATCTCCTCGTTCATTTCTCAATAGGTAATATGCAAGCATGATGGTCAACTAATGTCACTGGGTATCATTACTTTGATACCTAAACTCTATTTGGTTTACTAGTTAAAGGGCTTTTGGTGAGAATAGCAGAGGTGTTTGTCAATTGTTTTTTTCTCTCAACTTGATTGCCATCATTGTTAGACTTTGATTATTGTCTTTGTGCCGTCCCTCATTATTTGTGCTCTCAATTTTGACAAATAAGGTAAATCGTAGGTGAAGATTTTACCTCATAAGACAATGAGTCGAACTCATGACCTACTGATACGAATTTTAACTTATCATAACCCAACTATTTGACTTGTGCCATGAGAACAACCATTATCATTAGACTTTGCCATTACTTTTGTCGACCAAGTTGAGAAAAAAAGTGATAATGAATGAGACTCAAGCTCTTCTCACTAGTCTTCCTTCCTTAAagagtgtttgttaaccaaaataagaagaaaaaaatgtcaGATATGAGAAGCATTCTAGATGTTTGGCATTTCtaacgtgtttgttaagcttatctgatCATTTCTCGAAAAACCCTCAtatgacctcttatctccctatttcaagataaatttatgtgACCTCCCCCctcaaataaatttgtttaacTCTTTTAAGATAAGtctcaattacttatatgccctttataggatagttaatgtcattttaaagatttaaatttattaaaagaacttatttatttaagtcttataattaacattatttaatacatttttaaattattatatattttgacaatttttaaaatttaaatgacttTATTCATTTCactgatttttaaaatttaaatctctctctctctatatatattttattaattaatacaattcttttcaccaatttttaaattattttatttaattttatattttattatctattatgaaaatatgttttggccatttttaattatttagatggaattattgtaatttcaataataataatttttattttttaacttttttaaatttatttttgaacatgaatttagaaaataaaatattatttttaattttatttgtttgataattcatattaatcataaaatactattttaatcataaatttattgttgatattaataaacaattttcaatgaatttgataatagggatattttgataaaaaaaactcttatattgatgtttatgatatgtattaacaaatacgtaaaaagaaaaagtataattatcagtggattctaaaaaatttaacaaacattctgatagaaattttggaatgctttccaatcttatcttaatcattCAATATCTTGAttcaaaaagtattttaatcttattttgatgccttttatcttgctcattttaacaaacgcccccttaatgaattaagaaaaagaggagaaatggagaaaataaaagacTTAGATTAATAATGTTTATCCACGTATGTTTCTATAATAtggttaaatataaatttagtgtatgaataacaaatattaaatatttattttaaaaatggaactaaattaaaattttattattaatttttaaatttatcctATAATAAATGCTAACAAGATAGAGccgttattttgaaaaaatagagaaCGATAGAGTCATTATCCAtaccccaaaaaagaaaaatggcattATTCTAAAATTCGAAATTGAACTCCAGATAGGAAACGACGTCGCTTAGTGGTGCCAACGACGTCCGTAAACCCCTATCCATCTCTTCTAAACCCTCGAAGCGAAAGCGTAGAGCTTTTCTCAAGCACTCAACAATGGCGCTCTTCACCTTCTTCTCCACCACCGCCCCTTCCCCACCCCCCCTCTCTCTAAAACCCTCTTTCCCCATTTCCAAATCCTATCCGCTTCTCTCCCTCAACCGGGTCCCAGTCCAAATTCGACTCCGACTCCGAAACCCCGCCGCAATCGGCCCTGACGGCAAGTTCTACCCGACCCCGGCCGACGACGACCCGCCCGAAGCCCCCGAAGATACCGAGCATGGCGTCTCCAAGTTCCAGCAGATCTACCGCGAGGCCGCCCGCGCCCGAAAGCTCCAGGAGGACCAGTTCAACAAGGACCGCTCCAAGTTCCTCAACGCCATCGCCGACGTCCACGACGCGCCGGACGAGTTATCGGGTCCCGACGAGTCTTCCGGCGATGATTTGTTCGGGGAGATCGACAAGGCCATTGCGATGAAGAGGAAGGAGTTTGTCAAGCAGGGGCTGCTGAAGCCAAACCCTAGGAAGGAGAAGGCGGCCATGGAAGCAGCCGAGGAGTTGGAGCCTGAAGAAGTGGTCGACTTGGAGGAGATCGACGAGCTTCGAGGGCTTACTGCGGGTTCGGAGGGTTCTGACGAGGAAGAGTCGGGAAAATCCGAGGACGAGGTGAGTGATGATCAGGGTACTGGTGAATTATCCATTTTTTCGTCGTTTGATCTTGATTATGATAGTCTTGATGAAAATAGTGTTAGAATTGTGGAACCCAAGTTTAGGATGACTCTAGCTGAGCTTTTAGATGACAGTAAAGTTGTGCCCGTGTCGGTTTATGGTAATTTGGAGGTTGAGATTACAGGTATTCAGCATGATTCTAGGGTTGTTGAGGCAGGTGATTTGTTTGTCTGTTGCGTTGAGAAGGGAACCGATGGCCTTTTGTATCTATCCGAAGCTGACAAGAGAGGGGCTGTTGCCGTAGTGGCTAGTAAAGAGATAGACATAGAGGAGACTTTAGGGTGCAAGGCATTGGTCATAGTTGAAGATACGGATTCTGTACTCCCTGCTTTGGCTGCTGCATTTTATCGATATCCATCCACAAATATGTCAGTGATAGGAATAACTGGGACAAATGGAAAGACGACCacttcatatttgattaaaagCATTTATGAGGCAATGGGGATCAGAACTGGGATGTTGAGCACTGTGGCGTACTACGTTCACGGAGATAACAAATTGGAGTCACCAAATATGACTCCTGATGCTGTCTTGGTTCAGAAGTTGATGGCAAAGATGGTCCATAATGGGACAGAAGCACTTGTGATTGAGGCTTCCTCTCATGGATTAGCTCCGGGGAGGTGCAATGAGGTGGATTTTGACATTGCTGTGTTCACAAACTTGTCGGACGACCACTTGGATTTTCATGGATCAGAGGAGGAATATAGAGAAGCCAAGGCCAAGCTGTTTTCAAGAATGGTGGACCCAGAGCGTCACAGGAAAATTGTCAACATTGATGACCCAAATGCAGCTTTCTTCATTGCACAGGGGAACCCAGATGTGCCTGTCGTGACATTTGCAATGGAGAATAATAATGCTGATGTTCATTGCTTGAAATTTGAACTCTCGTTATTTGAGACCCAGGTTTTAGTAAATACACCCCGGGGCATATTGGAAATTTCGTCAGGGTTGCTTGGCAGGCATAACATATACAACATACTTGCAGCTATTGCAGTTGGAATTGCAGTAGGAGCACCTTTGGAGGACATTGTTAGAGGTGTTGAAGAGGTTGATGCAGTTCCTGGTAGGTGTGAGTTGATAGATGAGGAACAAGCATTTGGGGTAATTGTGGATTATGCTCATACTCCTCATACCTTGTCTCGACTTCTTGACTTTGTAAGGGAGCTTGGGCCAAGGAGAATTATTACTGGTAAGCATCAGCTATGTTAATCCTTAGACAGAAGAAAAAGATCAGTGATATGAATAAACTTTTTTGGAAAGGGACGTTCTTTTATATGTCTGATTTTACTGGTGTATTTGAACCATAAGTCTATTGTTGTCATAAAAGCTGAAGTTCATTGTATATCCAATTACTTTGCCATATCTAACCAAGTTTTCATGTTTTGTTGAAGTTATTGGTTGTGCTGGTGAGAGTGATAGAGGGAAGAGACCAACGATGACAAAGATTGCAACAGACAAAAGTGATGTGACCATCTTGACATCTGACAATCCAGAAAATGAGGATCCATGTATGCATTACTATCCATATTGCTGAAGTATACTGGACCAAAGTTGAATAAGATCACTTTAAGCGTTGTTTGTCTTTGGTGTTCATGCCATAACCCAAAATACTAGGAAGGTTATGGCTGTTACTATAGACATTTACATAAGGTGGGAAACAATCATCTTCACACTGTAAGGATGAATTAAAAAAGGGGCAGAATTTCCTAAAAATGTTCCCTTTTTGTTGTACTTAATATTTCAGTGCTCATCTTTGTATTTATGTGTTCTGCTAGTGTGCTTTTTTATTCAAAGTGAAGTTATTGGATACTGCTGGTTATAGCTACTAACCCCTGCTTATATTTTCACCAGTGGATATCTTGGATGACATGTTGGCCGGTGTAGGATGGACTATGCAGGATTACTTGAAACATGGAGAAAATGATTACTATCCACCTCTTCCTAATGGACATAGGCTTTTCTTGCATGATATAAGGCGGGTAGCTGTACGTGCAGCAGTTGCCATGGGCGAGGAAGGCGATATGGTTGTAAGTGTTTGATATCCATTTTGCATCTATTGTCAATTCATAAATAGTGCTGACATTTCttttgaggggggggggggtgcattGAGAAGTTACTCAAAGCTATTTGAGAGGAGGGACCGATGACTGAATGGGTTAATGATTTTCTAGTATTTTCATGCttagaaaaagagaaatagcATTTGTCATCTGAAATAGCTTCATTTTCCAAATGACGagtttaattcttaaatattagcAATATAGATgcagattttttctttttatttttttattgaagcaTGACAAATTATTAATGGTATTTAtttccatatatacctcttGGTGACTATTCAGGGGTTTGggatataaatgaaaatataaggAGTTCGAGgccttttcttcctcatttttaaTGTGCATTATGATGCTACAGGTGGTTGCTGGCAAAGGCCAAGAAACATACCAGATAGAAGGTGATAAAAAGGAGTTCTTTGATGACCGGGAGGAATGTAGAGAAGCATTGCAGTATGTTGATGAGCTTCACCAAGCTGGAATTGACACAAGTGAATTTCCATGGCGGTAAGCTTTTTCTGTCATGTTACTTGCTGAAAGTTCTTATGTCAGGATCATTAACAAGACTGAAAGTACCAACTTTTCCATGTGAGTGACTTCATGAGTTGTGTTTCTGACTGTTCCTGATTTTGCACTTGAAATCAGATAGCTGCAGAACTTTATCATTACGATGTTAGGGGAGGAGAGAGGCAAAATTAACTTGgtcagataaaaaaaaaatgttatgtgAATGTGATGAAGGGAAAAGTGGGATTGAATTTGGTATTAATGCTTTAGTTATTGCCTTCTAGGATATCGTGTACATTGTATTAAATTACATGCACACCACTGCTGAAGTGGTtgggagaaaaaagaaaaacttgttATAATGGCATAAAAGGATAGGCGTAaagcaaagaaaatgaaagagaagctCATTACTTTGGTATACTTAATTCCCCTAGTCATTTCAATCACATTACACCAAATTACCTTCCATCCATCATTATGTGTATTTCCTCTATATTGATTTCACTTGCATTGCATGATCTCAAAGTACTTCCCTATTGCTCGTTTTGCGTATTTGTTTTGATCATGGCAATGTGTGAACTCAAGTTTACTGCAATCTCTATTTTCGGCAGATTGCTTGATAGTGTAAAATGAACAAATTTGATGCTTTAACATGCTTGAATGGTCATGTTATCCTGCCTATTTTGCTTCAGGTTACCAGAAAGTCACTGAGAATGTAGAAAAATCTTGAGGCAGGCCAAAGGCTTGGGGTTGCTATCAGAGCATTGGCTCCATTGTTCTTGGAACGAGAAGCAGGTTCCTTGACATTTATTGAACAAAATGAAATTGGAGAATTCAATTTTCCCTTTTGCCAGAATGAGCACTTGGAGTAAATTTGATGGGCCACAATCACAGAAAGGTAAGTATTATGTTCTTTATATTTACTTAACAAAAgaacattatatttgtttttcaagTTTAGATCTCAGGTCTTTCCAGTTTTCACTTCCAATTTAGTGGAGTGGGGAACTTTTATGCCTCTGGAAACTTGCGaaatgagaaaattttaaattccctgcaaaaaaaataaaaacttgatgTTGCAGGTGAAGGAAAGATTTGTCTCAATACATTTCAGTTTCTGTTCGAGTTTGCTTTCGAGCTGATGTTTTCTGTTGGCTTTCGGGGATGACATAACTATAGAAATAAAATCAGCTTTGGATTGGGCATCTCTTGATTGAAGAAGTCTTGAATGATTTCAACTAAAATAATTCTTAAGAGCCTAATTGAATTTGCTATCAGTTTGTATGTGCTTCCTAcc contains the following coding sequences:
- the LOC127813190 gene encoding UDP-N-acetylmuramoyl-L-alanyl-D-glutamate--2,6-diaminopimelate ligase MurE homolog, chloroplastic; amino-acid sequence: MALFTFFSTTAPSPPPLSLKPSFPISKSYPLLSLNRVPVQIRLRLRNPAAIGPDGKFYPTPADDDPPEAPEDTEHGVSKFQQIYREAARARKLQEDQFNKDRSKFLNAIADVHDAPDELSGPDESSGDDLFGEIDKAIAMKRKEFVKQGLLKPNPRKEKAAMEAAEELEPEEVVDLEEIDELRGLTAGSEGSDEEESGKSEDEVSDDQGTGELSIFSSFDLDYDSLDENSVRIVEPKFRMTLAELLDDSKVVPVSVYGNLEVEITGIQHDSRVVEAGDLFVCCVEKGTDGLLYLSEADKRGAVAVVASKEIDIEETLGCKALVIVEDTDSVLPALAAAFYRYPSTNMSVIGITGTNGKTTTSYLIKSIYEAMGIRTGMLSTVAYYVHGDNKLESPNMTPDAVLVQKLMAKMVHNGTEALVIEASSHGLAPGRCNEVDFDIAVFTNLSDDHLDFHGSEEEYREAKAKLFSRMVDPERHRKIVNIDDPNAAFFIAQGNPDVPVVTFAMENNNADVHCLKFELSLFETQVLVNTPRGILEISSGLLGRHNIYNILAAIAVGIAVGAPLEDIVRGVEEVDAVPGRCELIDEEQAFGVIVDYAHTPHTLSRLLDFVRELGPRRIITVIGCAGESDRGKRPTMTKIATDKSDVTILTSDNPENEDPLDILDDMLAGVGWTMQDYLKHGENDYYPPLPNGHRLFLHDIRRVAVRAAVAMGEEGDMVVVAGKGQETYQIEGDKKEFFDDREECREALQYVDELHQAGIDTSEFPWRLPESH